A window from Cryptomeria japonica chromosome 1, Sugi_1.0, whole genome shotgun sequence encodes these proteins:
- the LOC131858146 gene encoding guard cell S-type anion channel SLAC1-like, with amino-acid sequence MEQQHVTINEAQCTSFAESAISSVCYSEIASDQESFQNSASSSPTQQGQVGLKSASKLPFLLKIHYDHFQLLKYVFHFETVCMEYLDRVWVNYFFVPWIAAVLLRLGLPSSITPDKVHPLAFCLFVVPFSVLDLKIYCQWFVKGKRSLSRVTNPSTYLSRLSPDIALKRKISPVFFQFIAASSSASVAWVVVSGYFDKFSRMLLFLSLFLYLTLVMRVGFFRDSIWRFSVIWWAFTYPMTTTSVVTLKYAEEVKNLIVPTFAYILTCVSIIKSRFWI; translated from the exons ATGGAGCAACAGCATGTTACTATTAATGAGGCTCAATGTACTAGTTTTGCAGAATCTGCGATCTCTTCAGTGTGCTATTCAGAGATAGCTAGTGACCAGGAATCATTCCAAAATTCCGCGA GTAGTTCACCAACCCAGCAG GGACAAGTGGGTTTGAAATCGGCGAGCAAATTACCATTTCTACTGAAAATTCATTACGACCATTTTCAG CTGTTAAAATATGTGTTTCACTTCGAGACAGTTTGCATGGAGTATTTAGATCGTGTATGGGTGAACTACTTCTTTGTACCGTGGATAGCAGCTGTGTTGTTAAGGCTAGGGCTTCCTTCCAGTATAACTCCAGACAAAGTACACCCTCTCGCTTTCTGTCTGTTTGTAGTTCCCTTCTCTGTCTTAGACCTCAAAATCTATTGCCAGTGGTTCGTCAAAGGGAAAAGGTCTCTGTCTCGAGTCACAAACCCTTCTACCTATTTATCA AGATTGTCTCCAGACATAGCATTGAAGAGAAAGATATCCCcagttttttttcaatttattgcaGCTTCGAGCTCGGCTAGCGTGGCATGGGTGGTAGTATCAGGATATTTTGACAAATTCTCCAGGATGCTCCTTTTTCTCTCACTCTTCTTGTACTTAACCCTCGTGA TGAGAGTGGGTTTCTTTCGTGACAGCATATGGAGATTTTCAGTAATTTGGTGGGCATTTACATATCCCATGACAACAACATCCGTGGTGACACTCAAATATGCAGAGGAAGTGAAGAACCTCATTGTCCCGACTTTCGCATACATTCTCACTTGTGTCTCCATAATAAAGAGtagattttggatttga